A genomic window from Onychostoma macrolepis isolate SWU-2019 chromosome 22, ASM1243209v1, whole genome shotgun sequence includes:
- the LOC131531428 gene encoding kelch-like protein 23, with the protein MACAKQDIGTFDQSLGIEKDLVEEDQDAVNVTLDTVLQVEGELFFVNREQLAHLSPYFRALFFGGGRESTRKHIEIKGVGLQQFHTLMEFTKNLKLNIDCKNVLDILEAADFLQLDRARLLCCKFLERQLHLSNCLGMMAYAWQLGCLDLYAAARDVVLTHLPALASEQDFMFLPKESIADLLASDNLSIPKEDLALDVALRWATFDPSREQDFMELVGLVRPECLSLPYITDLLTKINSSDPRAKLICRLNDNLPSSWTMGRSMPRTRSGETLFVLGGPHEQETQLLYQFHPYSGRWQSHPPLQKKCLTQYSVAAVGDNIVVTGGYFRDVLWYSVDWVSIYEHGNKRWVDGPTMQKSRHSHCSAALEFQLFVFGGSMDEGPVADVERLVLGAEEWDPVSPMVQAVERAAIVTLGTSIYVACGLDENGDVYSGIQRYRPEVDQWDVVSYSPFPRYDLLATELNGALYLLGGQALRLDIDTDEWTVLQEDCLDNKFFTGCATVNGQIYILSERKINKTYPNMILLDPYIDTCLEVDDKIPCPVPIRGCITMHVNPF; encoded by the exons ATGGCTTGTGCAAAGCAAGATATAGGTACTTTTGACCAGAGCTTAGGAATCGAGAAAGATTTAGTTGAGGAAGATCAGGATGCCGTCAATGTCACTCTTGACACAGTGCTCCAAGTGGAGGGGGAGTTGTTCTTTGTGAACCGTGAGCAACTGGCCCATCTGAGTCCCTACTTCCGAGCCTTGTTTTTTGGCGGTGGTCGGGAGAGCACCAGGAAGCACATTGAGATTAAGGGAGTTGGACTGCAGCAGTTCCACACACTAATGGAGTTTACAAAGAACTTGAAGCTGAACATAGACTGCAAGAATGTCCTTGACATTCTGGAGGCTGCAGACTTCCTCCAGTTGGACAGGGCTCGGTTACTCTGCTGCAAGTTCTTGGAAAGACAATTGCATCTTAGTAACTGCTTGGGAATGATGGCCTATGCTTGGCAGCTTGGCTGTCTGGACCTCTACGCAGCAGCAAGGGATGTAGTCTTGACACACCTACCTGCCTTAGCCTCTGAGCAGGACTTTATGTTCCTTCCGAAGGAAAGCATTGCTGACCTCCTTGCTAGTGACAACTTAAGCATTCCCAAGGAAGACTTGGCTCTTGATGTGGCCCTTCGCTGGGCAACATTTGACCCAAGTCGGGAACAGGACTTCATGGAACTGGTGGGTCTGGTTAGGCCCGAGTGCTTAAGTCTACCCTACATTACTGATCTTCTGACCAAGATAAACAGTTCAGACCCACGTGCTAAGCTCATTTGTAGATTGAACGATAACTTGCCCAGCAGTTGGACTATGGGCAGGTCCATGCCTAGAACTCGCTCAGGAGAAACCCTGTTTGTTCTCGGTGGACCACATGAGCAAGAAACGCAGCTGCTGTATCAGTTTCACCCCTACAGTGGAAGGTGGCAATCCCACCCACCCCTGCAAAAGAAGTGTCTCACACAGTACTCCGTGGCTGCAGTAG GGGACAACATAGTAGTGACTGGAGGCTACTTCCGGGATGTGTTATGGTATAGTGTGGACTGGGTGAGCATTTACGAGCATGGCAACAAGCGATGGGTGGATGGCCCGACAATGCAGAAGTCCAGACACAGCCACTGCTCAGCGGCTCTGGAGTTCCAGCTGTTTGTGTTTGGCGGTAGCATGGATGAGGGGCCTGTGGCCGACGTCGAGAGGCTAGTTTTGGGAGCCGAGGAATGGGACCCCGTCAGCCCCATGGTGCAGGCTGTGGAAAGAGCAGCCATTGTCACTTTGGGGACTAGTATTTACGTGGCCTGTGGTCTAGATGAGAATGGGGATGTTTACAGTGGGATTCAGAGGTACAGGCCAGAGGTTGATCAATGGGATGTGGTGTCCTATTCTCCATTCCCACG TTACGATCTTCTTGCAACTGAGCTCAATGGTGCCCTCTATCTACTGGGAGGACAGGCTCTGCGCTTAGACATTGACACGGACGAGTGGACCGTTCTTCAAGAGGACTGTCTGGACAACAAATTCTTCACAGGCTGTGCCACAGTTAACGGGCAGATTTACATACTAAGCGAGAGgaagataaacaaaacatatcCAAACATGATTCTACTGGACCCATACATTGACACTTGCTTGGAAGTTGATGATAAAATACCCTGTCCTGTCCCCATAAGAGGTTGTATCACAATGCATGTCAATCCTTTCTAA